The following coding sequences are from one Dermacentor silvarum isolate Dsil-2018 chromosome 4, BIME_Dsil_1.4, whole genome shotgun sequence window:
- the LOC125944975 gene encoding uncharacterized protein LOC125944975: MKEEEVEKCTRGYVAKAEKRHVAEENSPATLCDYDGQKELEARRDGWITATQWKLFLVSCRGYDLRAERAPDRRHQLQADGAISGTPCSYDPQASGVHRAIQAPRSTHRTDPLTRSTWVRTSDTETSSTTQQRGQRRVVGSSDDEMTSVDSISSNPGLVLDLEIGSDDHDVLGEVKSRTSSGKPAAPRPHSLTAACAAPPLDAPSEAVPTSQLKDHNSTGGALPSLQRQAMEAGSDRRGYSDLRDNLNLLGNRRRRKPQRRRSCTHRDLRTKLSYNRARGEHDSDEERRAPTASSGRRRAAFTSWDSEAGHAGRINARQGLARRRKAYVDLDRPAEEDVSDVEGASSWTYRF, from the exons atgaaagaagaagaagtggAAAAATGCACGCGCGGCTACGTGGCCAAGGcggagaagagacacgtagctGAAGAGaacagcccagctacgctctgcgACTACGacgggcagaaggagctggaagCCAGACGGGACGGGTGGATCacggcaacccagtggaagctgttcttggTGAGCTGCCGCGGCTACGACCTGCGAGCTGAACGGGCGCCCGATCGGAGACatcagctacaggctgacggcgccatCTCCGGGACTCCCTGTAGCTACGATCCACAGGCCAGCGGAGTTCACCGGGCGATCCAGGCACCTCGGTCAACCCACCGTACTGACCCCCTGACCAGGTCAACCTGGGTCCGAACTTCGGACACAGAGACGTCGAGTACGACGCAGCAGCGGGgccaacgacgtgtcgtcggaagcagcgacgacgagATGACGTCGGTGGACTCAAT CTCGTCCAATCCAGGACTCGTCCTCGATCTTGAGATCGGAAGCGATGACCATGACGTTCTCGGCGAAGTCAAGTCTCGCACGTCTTCAGGGAAACCCGCAGCGCCGCGTCCACATTCACTAACTGCAGCATGTGCGGCGCCCCCGCTTGACGCACCATCAGAGGCCGTCCCCACGTCGCAGCTCAAGGACCACAACAGCACCGGCGGTGCTTTGCCCTCGCTCCAGCGCCAGGCGATGGAAGCTGGCAGCGATCGTCGTGGATATTCGGACCTGAGAGATAACTTGAATCTCCTCGGGAACCGCCGACGACGGAAGCCGCAGCGCCGGCGATCGTGCACCCACAGAGATCTCCGCACCAAGCTGAGCTACAACAGAGCTCGCGGGGAGCACGACTCGGACGAAGAGCGGCGAGCACCAACGGCCTCGTCGGGAAGAAGGCGAGCAGCGTTCACGAGCTGGGACAGCGAGGCCGGACACGCGGGTCGCATAAATGCGCGTCAAGGATTGGCCCGTCGGCGGAAGGCCTACGTAGACCTGGACCGCCCTGCAGAGGAAGACGTGAGTGACGTCGAGGGTGCATCTTCATGGACTTACCGCTTCTGA